A portion of the Anoxybacillus gonensis genome contains these proteins:
- a CDS encoding ABC transporter permease — protein MFYVSIFFQYMSQYVKTKLQYRTDLFVEFLSDLMFQGVNLIFILVVFGHTQLLNGWTRDEIIFIYGFFLVPFALFAAFFNIWDFNERYIVRGEMDRVLTRPVHSLFQIVLERMELESLLGGITGLVVMGYAASRLHLSFHWYDVILFVLFVLGGTFVYAGIFISLASISFWSDARSSIMPMMYNIGNYGRYPVDIYNRVIRYVLTWILPFAFVGVYPSAYFLRKTEWYTYSFLTPVMGIVCFTLSVLLWNAGVKRYRGAGN, from the coding sequence ATGTTTTATGTATCGATTTTTTTTCAATATATGAGTCAATATGTAAAAACAAAGTTGCAATATCGTACCGATTTGTTTGTTGAGTTTTTGTCTGATTTAATGTTTCAAGGTGTGAATTTAATTTTTATCCTCGTTGTATTTGGACATACGCAATTATTAAATGGATGGACGCGCGATGAAATTATTTTTATTTATGGCTTCTTTTTAGTACCGTTTGCTTTGTTTGCTGCGTTTTTTAATATTTGGGATTTTAACGAAAGATATATTGTGCGTGGGGAAATGGACCGTGTATTAACCCGCCCTGTGCATAGTTTGTTCCAAATTGTGCTTGAACGAATGGAATTAGAGTCGCTTCTTGGAGGAATTACTGGTTTAGTTGTTATGGGTTATGCCGCATCAAGATTACATTTATCGTTTCATTGGTATGATGTCATTTTATTTGTGTTGTTCGTTTTAGGGGGAACGTTCGTTTATGCAGGTATTTTTATTTCGTTAGCAAGCATTAGTTTTTGGTCTGACGCACGCAGTTCGATTATGCCGATGATGTACAACATCGGGAATTACGGAAGATACCCTGTCGATATTTACAATCGTGTTATTCGCTACGTTTTAACATGGATTTTGCCGTTTGCGTTTGTTGGTGTATATCCGTCAGCGTATTTTTTACGTAAAACGGAATGGTATACGTACTCGTTTTTGACGCCGGTGATGGGGATTGTTTGTTTTACGTTGTCGGTGCTGTTATGGAATGCGGGCGTCAAACGTTATCGCGGTGCGGGGAATTAA
- a CDS encoding potassium channel family protein: MTYVWIGVIVFIICMSFFSFWQTKRSVISIKNFIAILFVYSTTMIGFALVYTILHINGHVVMMENGKNIETSNFLQYVETSLYFSAVTLLSVGYGDIVPIGIGRWIAMVEALLGYALPAAFVVRTVMDVERR; this comes from the coding sequence GTGACGTATGTATGGATTGGGGTTATTGTTTTTATCATATGTATGAGCTTTTTCTCATTTTGGCAGACGAAGCGTTCTGTCATTTCGATAAAAAACTTTATTGCCATTTTATTTGTGTATTCAACGACGATGATTGGCTTTGCGCTTGTATATACGATTTTGCATATAAATGGACATGTTGTTATGATGGAAAATGGGAAGAATATAGAGACCTCTAACTTTTTGCAATATGTCGAAACAAGCCTATATTTTAGTGCAGTCACATTGCTTTCGGTCGGCTATGGGGATATTGTGCCGATTGGAATCGGCCGGTGGATTGCGATGGTCGAAGCGTTGCTCGGCTATGCGCTACCTGCCGCTTTTGTTGTTCGAACAGTAATGGATGTAGAAAGAAGGTAG
- the bcp gene encoding thioredoxin-dependent thiol peroxidase: MEAPDFTLPASNGENVTLSQFRGKYVVLYFYPKDMTPGCTTEACDFRDHHEVFEELGAVVIGISPDSIVRHKKFIEKHRLPFLLLADEKQDAAKAYDVWKLKKNFGKEYMGIERSTFLIDPNGQIVKEWRKVKVNGHVEEVLNALKEAVGSNK, from the coding sequence ATGGAAGCGCCTGACTTTACATTGCCAGCAAGCAATGGGGAAAACGTGACATTGTCGCAATTTCGTGGGAAGTATGTCGTATTGTATTTTTATCCAAAAGATATGACGCCAGGATGTACGACAGAAGCTTGTGATTTTCGCGATCATCATGAAGTATTTGAGGAACTCGGGGCGGTTGTAATCGGTATTAGCCCTGATTCGATTGTTCGGCATAAAAAATTTATTGAAAAACATCGCTTGCCGTTTTTGCTGCTTGCTGATGAAAAACAAGACGCAGCGAAGGCGTATGACGTATGGAAGTTAAAGAAAAATTTTGGGAAAGAGTATATGGGGATTGAGCGTTCGACGTTTTTAATCGATCCAAACGGTCAAATCGTGAAAGAGTGGAGAAAAGTAAAAGTAAATGGGCATGTCGAAGAAGTGTTGAACGCTTTAAAAGAGGCGGTTGGCTCAAACAAATAA
- the perR gene encoding peroxide-responsive transcriptional repressor PerR, which produces MTVTHAHQLKEALHTLKETGVRITPQRHAILEYLIQSMSHPTADEIYKALEGKFPNMSVATVYNNLRVFKEVGLVKELTYGDASSRFDFVTTHHYHVICETCGKIVDFHYPGLDEVEDLAAHVTGFKVSHHRMEIYGTCPDCQKGHH; this is translated from the coding sequence ATGACGGTGACGCACGCACACCAATTAAAAGAAGCGCTTCACACGTTAAAAGAAACCGGCGTCCGTATTACACCGCAACGTCATGCGATACTCGAATATTTGATTCAGTCCATGTCCCATCCAACAGCGGATGAAATTTATAAAGCTTTGGAAGGAAAATTTCCAAATATGAGTGTCGCAACTGTGTATAACAATTTGCGTGTGTTTAAAGAAGTCGGTCTTGTCAAAGAACTAACGTACGGTGATGCGTCAAGTCGTTTTGATTTTGTTACGACACATCATTATCATGTGATTTGCGAAACGTGTGGAAAAATTGTTGATTTTCATTACCCAGGCTTAGATGAAGTCGAAGATTTAGCGGCGCATGTGACAGGATTTAAAGTTAGTCATCATCGGATGGAGATTTATGGAACGTGTCCAGACTGTCAAAAAGGGCATCATTAA
- a CDS encoding nucleotidyltransferase-like protein: MEDVLRPIYQERASHPQTLGILMIEKGSDYSPETDLFDVVLFVIVREGEEPIFIKHYAFEEKSASLHIVDERQVKEWVLLGSNRKVMNWLLNGKVLFDRNEYIEQWRQRLLQFPIEERKVKMGIEFAKLVRRYIEGRSFFEKDQWLDAYNHVLHALHHLARLSIIENGFYPEVTVWNQVKHIEPQVHKLYAELVGSEETLDKRLQLLFLASDFFIHSKLKQGASHLIHVLEKKETSWSMADLLNEQELAVYGVDLAILLEFLVEKHILSVEKIATKGQGVFHRHYMVEKK; this comes from the coding sequence ATGGAAGATGTATTGCGTCCGATTTACCAAGAGCGAGCTAGTCATCCGCAAACGCTTGGAATTTTAATGATTGAAAAAGGGTCGGATTACTCTCCGGAGACGGATTTGTTTGATGTCGTTTTATTTGTTATCGTTCGGGAAGGGGAAGAACCGATTTTTATCAAACATTATGCCTTCGAAGAAAAGAGTGCATCTTTGCACATTGTAGATGAACGTCAAGTGAAAGAATGGGTGCTGCTCGGTTCAAATCGAAAAGTGATGAATTGGTTGTTGAATGGGAAAGTGTTATTTGATCGGAATGAATATATCGAACAATGGCGGCAACGTTTATTGCAGTTTCCGATAGAAGAAAGAAAAGTAAAGATGGGAATAGAATTTGCTAAGTTAGTACGTCGATATATAGAAGGACGGAGTTTTTTTGAAAAAGATCAATGGCTTGATGCGTACAATCACGTATTACATGCACTTCATCATTTAGCCCGTCTATCTATTATCGAAAATGGTTTTTATCCTGAAGTAACTGTATGGAACCAAGTAAAACATATTGAGCCACAAGTTCATAAACTATATGCTGAGTTAGTTGGAAGTGAAGAAACGCTTGATAAACGATTGCAATTGTTATTTTTAGCAAGTGATTTTTTTATCCACTCGAAGTTGAAACAAGGAGCAAGTCATCTTATACACGTGCTTGAGAAAAAAGAAACGTCATGGTCTATGGCGGATTTGCTCAATGAACAAGAGTTGGCAGTATACGGCGTTGATTTAGCTATTTTGCTTGAATTTCTAGTTGAAAAACATATACTTTCCGTTGAAAAAATTGCAACAAAAGGACAAGGTGTGTTTCATAGACATTACATGGTCGAAAAAAAATAA
- a CDS encoding YgzB family protein, whose translation MGVKYSSKINKIRTFALSLIFIGFFVMYAGIFFRTSPIVMTLFMILGLLFIIASTVVYFWIGMLSTKTVQVVCPSCNKVTKMLGRVDVCMYCNEPLTLDPTLEGKEFDEKYNRKTRNKKS comes from the coding sequence GTGGGTGTGAAATATTCAAGCAAGATCAACAAAATTCGTACGTTTGCGTTAAGTTTAATTTTTATCGGATTTTTCGTGATGTATGCAGGTATATTTTTCCGCACATCACCTATTGTTATGACGTTATTTATGATTTTAGGATTGTTGTTTATTATCGCAAGTACAGTCGTCTATTTTTGGATCGGAATGTTGTCAACAAAAACGGTACAAGTCGTCTGTCCTTCATGCAATAAAGTAACAAAAATGTTAGGACGAGTCGATGTATGTATGTACTGCAACGAACCGCTTACACTCGATCCAACCCTTGAAGGAAAAGAATTTGATGAAAAATATAATCGAAAAACAAGAAACAAAAAAAGCTGA